In one Pseudomonas fitomaticsae genomic region, the following are encoded:
- the eprS gene encoding autotransporter serine peptidase EprS, producing MDVRFKPASVGTLLLVICANPAQAQYLESGKPGDPASWRSAEFLRDWGLNRMQADQAYAAGITGKGVKIGALDSGFDAAHPEFASDRYHPVLASGSYLDGSLFNVNGTLNPNNDSHGTHVVGTMGASRDGTGMHGVAYNAQIYVGNTNKNDSFLFGPNPDPRYFKAVYDALADAGVRAINNSWGSQPPDVSYRTLADLHAAYAQHWNKGTWLDAAADVSRRGVINVFSAGNSGYPNASVRSALPYFQPDLEGHWLAVSGLDQSNQQKYNQCGLAKYWCITTPGAKIDSTIPDGGYAIKSGTSMAAPHATGALALVMERYPYMNNQQALEVLLTTATQLDGSVTDVPTERVGWGVANLYRAMRGPGQLLGAFDVHLAAGQSDVWSNDISDKALIQRQSEDLAEHSAWQQTLQSKGWQNGVPAGASQQDQTDYAVGLARDAAAAGRVYQGSLIKSGDGRLTLTGENTYRGPTTVNGGLLTVNGSLTSAVTVNDGGTLGGSGRIAALTANSGGRVAPGNSIGTLNVAGDVTFAPGSTYAVELSPTSSDRIVAGGIAAINGATVSLSLENSPTLLSTAETKSLLGRQFDILQAAGGIQGRFGAVLPDYLFIGGSLGYSDNGIGLNVERNATSFASVGRTPNQRSVATAVEGLGAGNSVYESLLLSATASDAQQAFQQLSGEVYPALGSVLINDSRQLRDAIGERLHDAQATQSNGWIKALGAWGSTDSRHDTAGYNTSIGGLLAGVDGALDEQTRIGLVTGYSDSSLSMGSGTHSSAKVDSYHLGAYAGHELGAWRLSTGAAYSWHRADVKRDLQYGNVSAKQKAKVDAATTQVFGEAAYRLNLQPLALEPFVNLAYVHLDTDSFTEKGDAAALKSGDDQRDAVLSTLGVRAIKTFDLPSAQKLEVSGHLGWQHSLTDIESEQHLRFASGSTPYTVESSPLVRDAALVGVQASLALTRDVRINLDYTGQLASREKQHGVGLSLNWQF from the coding sequence TCAGGCCCAATACCTCGAATCCGGCAAACCCGGCGATCCGGCCAGTTGGCGCAGCGCCGAATTCCTGCGTGACTGGGGCCTGAACCGGATGCAGGCCGATCAGGCCTACGCCGCCGGCATCACCGGCAAGGGCGTGAAGATCGGCGCGCTGGACTCCGGTTTCGACGCCGCCCATCCCGAATTCGCCAGTGACCGTTATCACCCGGTACTGGCCAGCGGCAGCTACCTCGACGGCTCGCTGTTCAACGTCAACGGCACCCTCAACCCGAACAACGACTCCCACGGCACCCATGTGGTCGGCACCATGGGCGCGTCCCGCGATGGCACCGGCATGCATGGCGTCGCGTACAACGCGCAAATCTACGTCGGCAACACCAACAAGAACGACAGTTTCCTGTTCGGCCCCAACCCGGATCCGCGCTATTTCAAAGCGGTGTACGACGCTCTGGCCGATGCCGGCGTGCGGGCGATCAACAACAGTTGGGGCAGTCAGCCGCCGGATGTCAGCTATCGGACGCTTGCTGATTTGCATGCGGCTTACGCCCAGCACTGGAACAAGGGCACCTGGCTGGATGCGGCGGCGGACGTTTCCCGTCGCGGCGTGATAAACGTGTTCAGCGCCGGCAACAGCGGCTACCCGAATGCCAGCGTGCGCTCGGCGCTGCCGTACTTTCAGCCGGATCTGGAAGGCCACTGGCTGGCGGTCTCCGGGCTCGATCAAAGCAATCAGCAGAAGTACAACCAGTGCGGCCTCGCCAAATACTGGTGCATCACCACGCCGGGGGCGAAGATCGACAGCACCATTCCCGACGGCGGTTATGCGATCAAGTCCGGGACCTCGATGGCCGCGCCGCACGCTACCGGGGCACTGGCGCTGGTGATGGAACGCTACCCGTACATGAACAACCAGCAGGCGCTCGAAGTGCTGCTGACCACGGCCACTCAACTTGACGGCTCGGTCACTGACGTGCCGACCGAGCGAGTCGGCTGGGGCGTGGCCAACCTGTACCGGGCAATGCGCGGGCCGGGGCAATTGCTCGGGGCGTTCGACGTCCATCTGGCAGCCGGGCAGAGTGATGTCTGGAGCAATGACATCAGCGACAAGGCGCTGATCCAGCGCCAGAGCGAAGATCTCGCCGAACACAGCGCCTGGCAGCAAACCCTGCAAAGCAAAGGCTGGCAGAACGGCGTGCCGGCCGGCGCCAGCCAGCAGGATCAGACCGATTACGCCGTGGGCTTGGCCCGCGACGCAGCGGCGGCCGGTCGGGTGTACCAGGGCAGCCTGATCAAGTCAGGCGACGGTCGACTGACGCTGACCGGTGAAAACACTTATCGCGGGCCGACCACGGTCAATGGCGGCCTGCTGACGGTGAACGGATCGCTGACCTCGGCCGTGACCGTCAACGACGGTGGCACCCTCGGCGGCTCCGGGCGAATCGCTGCGCTGACCGCCAACAGCGGCGGCCGGGTGGCACCGGGCAATTCGATTGGCACTTTGAACGTGGCCGGTGATGTGACCTTCGCCCCGGGTTCGACCTACGCGGTGGAACTGTCTCCCACCAGCAGCGACCGCATCGTCGCCGGCGGCATCGCTGCCATCAACGGCGCCACCGTGAGCCTGTCGCTGGAAAACAGCCCGACCCTGCTCAGCACCGCCGAAACGAAAAGCCTGCTCGGCCGGCAATTCGACATCCTGCAAGCGGCGGGCGGCATTCAGGGGCGGTTCGGCGCGGTGCTGCCGGATTACCTGTTCATCGGAGGCAGCCTGGGCTACAGCGACAACGGCATTGGCTTGAACGTCGAGCGCAACGCGACATCGTTCGCCAGCGTTGGCCGGACACCGAATCAGCGCTCCGTGGCCACTGCCGTCGAAGGCTTGGGCGCGGGCAACTCCGTTTACGAAAGCCTGCTGTTGTCGGCTACCGCCAGTGATGCGCAACAAGCCTTTCAACAGCTGAGCGGTGAAGTCTATCCGGCCCTCGGCTCAGTGCTGATCAACGACAGCCGGCAACTGCGCGACGCCATAGGCGAACGCCTGCACGATGCCCAAGCCACGCAGAGCAATGGCTGGATCAAGGCCCTCGGCGCCTGGGGCAGCACCGACTCGCGCCATGACACCGCCGGTTACAACACCTCCATCGGCGGTTTGCTGGCCGGTGTCGACGGCGCACTGGACGAGCAGACCCGCATCGGTCTGGTCACCGGTTACAGCGACAGTTCGTTGAGCATGGGTTCGGGTACCCATTCCTCGGCCAAGGTCGACAGCTATCACCTCGGCGCCTACGCCGGTCACGAACTCGGCGCCTGGCGCTTGAGCACCGGCGCGGCCTACAGCTGGCATCGCGCCGATGTGAAGCGCGACCTGCAGTACGGCAACGTCAGCGCCAAGCAGAAAGCCAAGGTCGATGCCGCCACCACCCAGGTATTCGGCGAGGCGGCTTATCGACTGAACCTGCAACCGCTGGCCCTGGAGCCGTTCGTCAACCTGGCCTACGTGCATCTGGACACCGACAGCTTCACCGAGAAGGGCGACGCCGCCGCGCTGAAAAGTGGCGACGACCAGCGCGATGCGGTGCTGAGCACCCTTGGCGTGCGGGCGATCAAGACCTTCGACCTGCCGTCCGCACAGAAGCTGGAAGTGAGCGGACACCTTGGCTGGCAGCACAGCCTGACCGATATCGAATCCGAACAGCATTTGCGCTTCGCTAGCGGCAGTACGCCGTACACGGTCGAAAGCTCGCCACTGGTGCGCGACGCTGCGCTGGTCGGCGTACAGGCCAGCCTGGCACTGACCCGCGACGTGCGGATCAACCTTGATTACACCGGACAACTGGCCAGCCGCGAGAAGCAGCACGGCGTGGGCCTGAGCCTGAACTGGCAGTTCTGA